From a single Chloroflexota bacterium genomic region:
- a CDS encoding phospholipid carrier-dependent glycosyltransferase — MRRQHLALAMGTEKMRRVGERVSILAVILLAFALRVFRLGAQELRGDEAFGYFFSLRPVSDMIRATLTLGEPHPVGSYLIEKGWLSLAGHSEFALRFISAWFGTLAVGIVYRLGRRLGLPRGTAGVGALLLATSPYAIWHSQDARMYTMSLALTAASTWLAMEMTARPRHSLWLAYALVSWSTLQVHYFAGFVLVAQNVFVFGRAWLRPQHRGEIPRWATAQLAIAALYAPWLWLARDTIAHYGGNGDSPGLVQALWRAFSVFAVGETVPTGRRPLYALLGGVLALGGALRLIQAGGVKRDAAWLLALYLVIPVGITWLSARSRPIFNERYLIAATPPFYLLVAAAVSTRAPSSKQARTLRTIGQASGLLILAIMTLGALGSLGRYYTAPAYSKTIGWRALAETIQRWTIGVPADRVRIAQNFPDPTLWYYYRGPIEHVVLPPAAHDADGADQEVAELIAQGVGWVILPVQPSPLWDDAGIAQAALARAYARVLERQVGVWPLQLYVRPDPKRMHPLDVTFANGLTLQAAAVEPQTLTPGGLLVVHLGWEGRGNALAGTEKLFIHLVPAEGPLIPIAQIDPPLRAADVGKPAVSYAIFLPETLPRGTYRVLAGIYDPGQSGAPRVLTAEGADHVELASISTR; from the coding sequence GTGCGTCGTCAGCATCTGGCGCTGGCGATGGGGACGGAGAAGATGAGGCGCGTCGGCGAGCGAGTCTCCATCCTCGCCGTGATCCTGTTGGCGTTCGCCCTGCGGGTCTTCCGGCTGGGCGCTCAGGAGCTACGGGGGGACGAGGCGTTCGGCTACTTCTTCAGCCTGCGCCCCGTGTCTGACATGATCCGGGCCACGTTGACGCTGGGGGAGCCTCACCCGGTGGGCAGCTACCTCATCGAGAAGGGCTGGCTCTCCCTGGCCGGACACAGCGAGTTCGCCCTTCGGTTCATCAGCGCCTGGTTCGGCACCCTGGCGGTGGGGATCGTGTACCGGCTCGGTCGACGCCTGGGGCTTCCCCGAGGGACGGCGGGCGTTGGCGCCCTCCTGCTCGCGACCAGCCCGTACGCCATCTGGCATAGCCAGGACGCCCGGATGTACACCATGAGCCTGGCGTTGACGGCCGCCAGCACCTGGCTGGCGATGGAGATGACCGCGCGGCCGCGGCATTCCCTCTGGCTCGCGTACGCGCTGGTCAGCTGGTCCACCCTGCAGGTGCACTACTTCGCGGGCTTCGTGCTCGTGGCGCAGAACGTCTTCGTGTTCGGCCGGGCATGGCTCAGGCCCCAACATCGCGGCGAAATCCCCCGCTGGGCGACGGCGCAACTGGCCATCGCCGCCCTGTACGCGCCATGGCTCTGGCTGGCGAGAGATACGATCGCGCATTATGGCGGGAACGGGGACTCGCCTGGGCTCGTCCAGGCGCTCTGGCGAGCCTTCAGCGTCTTCGCCGTCGGGGAGACGGTGCCGACGGGACGACGCCCCCTCTACGCCCTGCTCGGCGGGGTTCTGGCGCTGGGCGGCGCCCTTCGTCTGATACAGGCTGGCGGAGTCAAGCGGGATGCGGCCTGGCTGCTGGCCCTCTATCTCGTCATCCCGGTGGGGATCACCTGGCTCAGCGCGCGGAGCCGCCCGATCTTCAACGAGCGCTACCTGATCGCCGCGACGCCCCCCTTCTACCTGCTCGTGGCGGCGGCTGTGTCTACCCGTGCGCCTTCATCTAAGCAAGCACGCACGTTGCGTACCATCGGCCAGGCCTCGGGGCTGCTCATCCTGGCCATCATGACCCTCGGCGCGCTGGGTTCCTTGGGCCGTTACTACACCGCCCCGGCGTACAGCAAGACCATTGGCTGGCGGGCGCTGGCCGAGACCATCCAGCGTTGGACGATAGGGGTGCCCGCGGACCGGGTGCGCATCGCGCAGAACTTCCCCGATCCGACGCTGTGGTACTATTACAGAGGACCGATAGAGCACGTCGTCCTGCCGCCCGCCGCACACGACGCGGACGGCGCCGATCAGGAGGTGGCGGAGCTGATCGCCCAGGGGGTGGGTTGGGTGATCCTTCCAGTCCAGCCCAGCCCCCTGTGGGACGACGCGGGGATCGCCCAGGCGGCCCTGGCCAGGGCATACGCCCGGGTTCTCGAGCGGCAGGTGGGGGTGTGGCCGCTGCAGCTCTACGTCCGGCCAGACCCCAAGCGGATGCATCCGCTCGATGTGACCTTCGCGAACGGGCTGACGCTGCAGGCCGCCGCGGTCGAGCCGCAGACGCTAACCCCCGGCGGGCTGCTGGTGGTCCATCTGGGATGGGAGGGTCGGGGCAATGCGTTGGCGGGCACGGAGAAGCTGTTCATCCATCTCGTGCCCGCGGAGGGCCCGCTGATCCCCATCGCGCAGATCGACCCGCCGCTGCGTGCGGCCGATGTGGGGAAGCCGGCGGTAAGCTACGCCATCTTCCTGCCGGAGACGTTGCCCCGGGGCACGTATCGGGTGCTCGCGGGCATCTACGATCCCGGGCAGTCAGGCGCGCCACGCGTTCTGACGGCCGAGGGGGCCGACCATGTGGAGCTGGCATCCATTTCCACACGCTAG